The Brenneria rubrifaciens genome has a window encoding:
- the hyfE gene encoding hydrogenase 4 membrane subunit, with the protein MMGSLIVNNLAGLLIITSLLVIAARRPTLSAWLYAGQSLVLVLIFVSLADLLQAHQLYLWSLTAFITKVVLVPVIMHRAFRKLDDPRADGGVVSPAIIILLATLIVVLCYFVTEPVKLPMVSSLKPALAVSLGHFMIGLLCIVTQRNILKQVFGYCLMENGAHLTLALLANRAPELVEIGIATDAIFAVIVMALMARKIYRTLHTLDVRQLTALKG; encoded by the coding sequence ATGATGGGATCGTTGATCGTGAATAACCTGGCCGGGTTGCTGATTATTACCTCTCTGTTGGTCATCGCCGCCCGTCGCCCCACCCTTTCCGCCTGGCTCTATGCCGGGCAGTCGCTGGTTCTGGTGCTGATTTTCGTCTCGCTGGCCGATCTGTTACAGGCTCATCAGCTCTATCTCTGGTCGCTGACGGCGTTCATCACCAAAGTCGTGCTGGTTCCCGTCATTATGCACCGGGCGTTTCGTAAACTGGACGATCCGCGCGCCGATGGCGGCGTGGTCAGCCCGGCGATCATCATCCTGCTGGCGACCCTGATCGTGGTGCTGTGCTACTTCGTGACGGAACCGGTCAAACTGCCGATGGTCAGTTCGCTGAAACCCGCGCTGGCCGTGTCGCTCGGCCACTTTATGATTGGCCTGCTGTGCATCGTGACGCAACGCAATATTCTCAAACAGGTTTTCGGCTATTGCCTGATGGAAAACGGCGCGCACCTGACGCTGGCGTTGCTGGCGAACCGTGCGCCGGAGCTAGTGGAAATCGGCATTGCCACCGATGCGATTTTCGCGGTGATCGTGATGGCGCTGATGGCCCGTAAAATCTACCGGACCCTCCACACGCTGGACGTGCGGCAACTGACGGCGCTGAAAGGGTGA
- a CDS encoding NADH-quinone oxidoreductase subunit C produces the protein MINEPPVSRSRSSADKLGAGYVAQVRQKFPAAILDTEWQTPDQLTLTVKLNRLPEVVEFLYYPLGGWLPVLFGNDERSLNGCFALYYALSMEAGEKCWVIVKALVNADNPEFPSVTPRVPAAVWGEREVRDMYGLIPVGLPDERRLVLPDDWPDDLHPLRKDAMDYRQRPAPTRDDESYPFINDGGSEARVVPIGPLHITSDEPGHFRLFVDGEQIVDADYRLFYVHRGMEKLAETRMGYNEVTFLSDRVCGICGFTHSVAYASSVENALGIVVPPRAHSIRSILLEVERLHSHLLNIGLASHFAGFDTGFMQFFRIREKSMTIAEMLTGARKTYGLNLIGGIRRDILKDDRLKTLRLIQTMRTEITQLCDMLLNTPNMLQRTQGVGILNKRVARDYSPVGPVIRASGFNRDMRVDHPYAGYLDLPMALHHLDAGDVYSRVLIRVREVFTSLAMIEYGLDNLPEGPLLNEHFTYQPYKFALGYCEAPRGEDVHWSMTGDNQKLFRWRCRAATYANWPVLRYMLRGNTVSDAPLIIGSLDPCYSCTDRVTLIDVRKRKITTVPYKEMERYGLERTRSPLK, from the coding sequence GTGATTAATGAACCCCCGGTTTCCCGCTCGCGCTCCTCCGCCGACAAACTCGGCGCAGGCTATGTCGCGCAGGTCAGACAGAAATTTCCGGCAGCCATTCTGGACACCGAGTGGCAAACCCCTGACCAGCTTACGCTGACGGTGAAGCTGAATAGGCTGCCAGAAGTGGTGGAATTTCTTTATTACCCGCTGGGCGGCTGGTTACCCGTGCTGTTCGGTAACGACGAACGCTCGCTGAACGGCTGTTTCGCCCTCTATTATGCCCTGTCGATGGAAGCCGGAGAGAAGTGTTGGGTTATCGTCAAAGCATTGGTCAATGCGGATAACCCGGAATTCCCCTCGGTGACGCCTCGCGTGCCGGCCGCCGTCTGGGGAGAGCGCGAAGTCCGCGATATGTATGGTTTGATCCCGGTGGGCTTGCCCGACGAGCGGCGGCTGGTGCTGCCGGACGACTGGCCGGACGATCTCCATCCGCTGCGCAAGGACGCCATGGACTACCGCCAGCGTCCGGCCCCGACGCGGGATGATGAGTCTTACCCGTTCATTAACGATGGCGGCAGCGAAGCGCGCGTGGTGCCTATCGGTCCATTGCATATTACCTCCGACGAACCCGGCCATTTTCGTCTGTTCGTCGATGGCGAACAAATAGTCGATGCGGACTACCGGCTGTTTTATGTCCACCGCGGTATGGAAAAGCTGGCGGAAACACGCATGGGCTACAACGAAGTCACGTTTCTGTCGGACCGGGTATGCGGTATCTGCGGTTTCACCCATAGCGTGGCCTATGCCTCGTCTGTTGAAAACGCGCTGGGGATCGTGGTGCCGCCGCGGGCGCACAGCATCCGCAGCATTTTACTGGAGGTGGAACGCCTGCACAGCCATCTGCTGAACATCGGGCTCGCCAGCCATTTTGCGGGTTTCGATACCGGTTTCATGCAGTTCTTCCGCATTCGGGAGAAATCGATGACCATCGCCGAGATGCTGACCGGGGCGCGTAAAACTTACGGACTCAACCTGATTGGCGGTATACGCCGCGATATCCTGAAAGATGACCGGCTGAAAACCCTCCGTCTGATTCAGACGATGCGAACCGAAATCACCCAGCTATGCGATATGTTGCTCAACACGCCGAACATGCTGCAACGCACGCAGGGGGTCGGCATCCTGAATAAGCGCGTCGCCCGCGATTACAGCCCGGTCGGTCCGGTGATCCGCGCCAGCGGCTTCAACCGGGATATGCGCGTCGACCATCCTTACGCCGGTTATCTTGACCTGCCGATGGCGTTGCATCATCTGGACGCGGGCGACGTGTATTCCCGCGTGCTGATTCGGGTCCGCGAAGTGTTCACGTCGCTGGCGATGATTGAATACGGTCTGGACAATCTGCCGGAAGGCCCGCTGCTGAATGAACATTTCACCTATCAGCCATACAAGTTCGCGCTGGGCTATTGCGAAGCGCCGCGCGGGGAAGATGTGCACTGGAGTATGACCGGCGATAACCAAAAACTGTTCCGCTGGCGCTGTCGCGCCGCCACTTACGCTAACTGGCCGGTACTGCGCTATATGTTGCGCGGCAATACCGTATCCGACGCGCCGCTGATCATCGGCAGTCTCGATCCCTGCTACTCCTGCACCGACCGGGTGACGCTAATCGATGTGCGCAAACGGAAAATCACCACGGTGCCCTATAAAGAGATGGAACGTTACGGTCTGGAACGCACCCGCTCGCCGCTCAAGTAG
- the hyfH gene encoding hydrogenase 4 subunit H, whose translation MLKLFKTLLKAGNSTVKYPFKPLEVSAGFRGKPQYDARQCIACAACTTACPANALTMETDIVNGTRTWQLFLGRCIFCGRCEEVCPTRAIVLSQVFEMAVGSKADLYQRATFTLLDCRVCHRPFAPKKEVEYVMALLVQSGLSEEAVQSQRLHFETCPECKRKQNMNHSGNVMLSQHLSSPASLSSAAQNGSTS comes from the coding sequence ATGCTGAAACTGTTTAAAACCCTCCTCAAGGCAGGCAACAGTACGGTGAAATACCCGTTCAAACCGCTTGAGGTTTCGGCGGGGTTTCGCGGCAAGCCGCAGTACGACGCCAGACAGTGCATCGCGTGCGCTGCCTGCACCACCGCCTGCCCAGCCAATGCGCTGACGATGGAAACCGACATCGTCAACGGCACACGAACCTGGCAGTTATTTCTGGGACGCTGCATTTTCTGCGGACGCTGTGAGGAAGTCTGCCCGACGCGCGCCATCGTGCTGTCGCAAGTGTTCGAGATGGCCGTCGGCAGCAAGGCCGATCTCTACCAGCGGGCCACCTTTACCCTGCTGGACTGCCGGGTTTGCCACCGCCCTTTCGCCCCAAAAAAAGAGGTGGAATACGTCATGGCGCTACTGGTGCAATCCGGCCTGTCCGAAGAGGCGGTGCAATCACAGCGTTTGCACTTTGAAACCTGCCCGGAATGCAAACGTAAACAAAATATGAACCACAGCGGCAATGTTATGCTGAGCCAGCATCTCTCTTCGCCAGCCAGCCTGTCATCCGCCGCCCAGAATGGGAGCACCTCATGA
- a CDS encoding NADH-quinone oxidoreductase subunit B family protein, with protein sequence MSASPTGAGHYRTAPIALDEPAQQLKQTLLKDIQRSAYVYRVDCGGCNGCEIEIFAAITPVFDAERFGIKVVASPRHADILLFTGAVTRAMRTPALRAYESAPDPKICIAYGACGCGGGIFHDLYCVWGGSDAIVPIDVYIPGCPPTPAATLYGFAVALGLLEQKLHGSDHRQTDNEKAALIHPDVPLDLRILLEREARRMAGYRQGREISDAFLARLENQPLDGLDRRIASWLQTHNDPRLNEIVGQLQHIYLSLLQGERYQ encoded by the coding sequence ATGAGCGCCTCGCCGACCGGCGCCGGTCACTACCGGACCGCGCCCATTGCGCTGGATGAACCAGCGCAACAACTCAAGCAAACACTGCTGAAGGACATTCAGCGATCCGCTTACGTTTACCGCGTGGACTGCGGCGGCTGTAACGGTTGCGAAATTGAAATCTTCGCCGCCATTACGCCGGTGTTTGACGCAGAACGCTTTGGCATCAAAGTCGTCGCATCGCCACGGCACGCCGATATTCTGCTGTTCACCGGCGCCGTGACCCGGGCGATGCGGACGCCCGCGCTGCGGGCTTACGAATCCGCCCCCGATCCGAAGATCTGTATCGCCTACGGCGCTTGTGGCTGCGGCGGCGGGATCTTCCACGATCTGTATTGCGTCTGGGGCGGCAGCGACGCCATCGTACCGATCGATGTCTACATTCCCGGCTGCCCGCCGACGCCCGCCGCCACCCTGTATGGCTTTGCCGTCGCGCTCGGCCTGCTGGAGCAGAAACTGCACGGCAGCGACCATCGGCAAACCGATAATGAAAAAGCCGCCTTGATTCATCCTGACGTACCGTTGGATCTGCGCATTTTACTGGAGCGGGAAGCCCGGCGCATGGCGGGCTATCGTCAGGGACGGGAAATCAGCGACGCGTTTCTGGCGCGGCTGGAAAATCAGCCGCTGGACGGATTGGATCGGCGTATCGCCAGTTGGCTGCAAACGCATAACGATCCGCGCCTGAATGAGATCGTCGGACAATTGCAGCACATCTATTTATCGCTGTTGCAGGGAGAACGGTATCAATGA
- a CDS encoding respiratory chain complex I subunit 1 family protein, translated as MIAENVIAGTLVAEDAPVLILCAVLQALCLLAIAPLMSGMARVIRAKMHSRQGPGVLQDYRDIFKLLKRQDVSPQHAGGVFRLMPYILIGTMLVVAMTLPIVTRISPFGSGGDVITLLYLFALFRFFFALAGLDSGSTFAGIGASRELSLGILVEPILMLALLVVALIAGSTNIGNISLMLASHTWVSPTATLMALLAFAFATFIEMGKIPFDVAEAEQELQEGPLTEYSGAGLALVKWGISLKQVVAAALFLSIFIPFGKAESFTPTALLIASIAFVIKLSAVFFVAALIENSLARGRFLLTGHVTWLGFGVAALAFVFYLTGL; from the coding sequence ATGATCGCTGAAAACGTCATCGCCGGAACACTCGTCGCCGAAGACGCTCCCGTGCTGATTCTCTGTGCCGTCCTTCAGGCTTTATGCCTGCTGGCCATCGCGCCGCTGATGTCCGGCATGGCAAGGGTGATCCGCGCCAAAATGCACTCACGGCAAGGGCCGGGCGTACTACAGGATTACCGCGATATTTTCAAATTACTGAAACGTCAGGATGTGTCCCCGCAGCATGCGGGCGGCGTATTCCGGCTGATGCCCTATATCCTGATCGGCACGATGCTGGTGGTCGCCATGACATTACCCATCGTGACGCGGATCTCCCCGTTCGGTTCCGGGGGAGACGTGATTACGCTGCTCTATCTGTTTGCCCTGTTCCGTTTCTTCTTTGCGCTGGCCGGGTTGGATTCCGGCAGCACGTTTGCCGGTATCGGCGCCAGCCGCGAGCTGTCGCTCGGTATTCTGGTCGAACCGATCCTGATGCTGGCGCTGCTGGTGGTCGCGCTGATTGCGGGCTCCACCAATATCGGCAACATCAGCCTCATGCTGGCCAGCCACACCTGGGTATCCCCCACCGCCACCCTGATGGCGTTGCTGGCCTTCGCGTTCGCCACCTTTATCGAAATGGGAAAAATTCCGTTCGATGTGGCGGAAGCCGAGCAGGAGTTGCAGGAAGGGCCGTTAACCGAATATTCCGGGGCGGGACTGGCGCTGGTGAAATGGGGCATTAGCCTGAAACAAGTGGTGGCGGCGGCGCTGTTTCTGTCGATCTTCATTCCCTTCGGCAAGGCGGAAAGCTTCACGCCGACCGCGCTGCTTATCGCATCCATCGCGTTTGTCATCAAACTGAGCGCGGTGTTTTTCGTGGCCGCGTTAATAGAGAACAGTCTGGCCCGCGGGCGGTTTTTGCTCACGGGCCATGTGACGTGGTTGGGCTTTGGCGTCGCGGCGCTGGCGTTTGTTTTTTATCTTACCGGTCTATAG
- the hyfB gene encoding hydrogenase 4 subunit B, producing MMTSLEWLAAALTLYCAGAALSLCLSRHESLAILFSGVSAALGGLCGIAAALPVLLDGQTLTASAAGPFADIAHLTLRLDALAAFMVLVISLMVVVTSLYSLAYLHEYRGRAWAMGFFMNLFIASMVALVVSDNAFYFIILFEVMSLSSYFLVIADQDDDAIHAGLLYFLIAHAGSVLIMIAFFLLYRDSNSLDFADFRQASLSAPQASIVFLLAFFGFGAKAGMLPLHGWLPRAHPAAPSHASALMSGVMVKIGIFGIIKVGIDLLGATAIWWGVMVLAFGAVSSVLGVLYALAEHDIKRLLAYHTVENIGIILMGIGVGMIGIATRQPLLATLGLLGGLYHLLNHAVFKGLLFLGAGAVIYRLHTQDMEKMGGLSRRMPYTAMAFLVGCMAISALPPLNGFVSEWFTYQALFTLSHEGGFSLRLIAPIAIVMLAVTGALAAMCFVKVYGIGFSGAPRSEKAAQAKEVPWPMTAAMLLLALLCILLGVGAGEIAPAIAQVAAALTKSAAPVVAQGSLVFPGNPGQTALSTPLIFILLLALPLLPLLLYVGCKGARLNFRQRGAPWACGYAYESAMAASAAGFTQPLRVMFAPLYRMRKTLDPAPLMHRALEQTTLAAERTEPLWDTRLILPLVNGVQKTSRAMQWIQHGDFRLYCLYVVAALVILLLVTMA from the coding sequence ATGATGACCTCGCTGGAATGGCTGGCGGCGGCGCTGACGCTGTATTGCGCGGGCGCGGCGCTATCGTTGTGTCTGTCCCGTCATGAATCGCTGGCCATTCTGTTCAGCGGCGTCAGCGCGGCGCTCGGCGGACTGTGCGGCATCGCCGCCGCGCTGCCGGTATTGCTCGACGGACAAACCTTGACGGCAAGCGCCGCCGGGCCGTTTGCCGACATTGCGCATTTAACCCTGCGGCTGGACGCGCTGGCGGCATTCATGGTGCTGGTGATTTCCCTGATGGTGGTGGTCACCTCGCTTTACTCGCTGGCCTATTTGCACGAATACCGCGGGCGGGCGTGGGCGATGGGATTCTTTATGAACCTGTTTATTGCCTCAATGGTGGCGTTGGTGGTTTCCGACAACGCCTTCTACTTCATTATCCTGTTTGAAGTGATGTCGCTCAGCTCTTACTTCCTGGTGATTGCCGATCAGGATGACGACGCCATTCATGCCGGGCTGCTGTATTTCCTGATTGCACATGCCGGTTCCGTACTGATCATGATTGCGTTTTTCCTGCTCTATCGAGACAGCAACAGCCTTGATTTCGCCGATTTCCGGCAGGCGTCACTCTCCGCGCCTCAGGCTTCCATCGTCTTCCTGCTGGCGTTCTTTGGTTTCGGCGCCAAAGCCGGGATGTTGCCTTTACACGGCTGGCTGCCGCGCGCGCACCCAGCGGCGCCGTCCCACGCGTCGGCGCTGATGTCGGGCGTGATGGTGAAAATCGGTATCTTCGGCATCATCAAAGTGGGCATTGACCTGCTGGGCGCAACCGCGATCTGGTGGGGCGTCATGGTGCTGGCGTTTGGCGCCGTCTCCTCCGTACTGGGTGTGCTGTATGCGCTGGCTGAACACGATATCAAACGTTTGCTGGCCTATCACACCGTTGAAAATATCGGCATCATTCTGATGGGGATCGGCGTTGGCATGATTGGCATCGCGACCCGCCAACCGCTGCTGGCGACGCTGGGTCTGCTGGGCGGCCTGTACCACCTGCTAAACCATGCGGTCTTCAAAGGCTTGCTGTTTCTGGGCGCAGGCGCCGTCATTTACCGGCTGCACACCCAAGACATGGAGAAAATGGGCGGGCTGTCGCGCCGCATGCCTTATACCGCGATGGCATTCCTGGTCGGCTGTATGGCGATTTCAGCGCTGCCGCCGCTGAACGGATTTGTCAGCGAATGGTTTACCTATCAGGCGCTGTTTACCCTCAGTCACGAAGGCGGTTTCTCGCTGCGCCTGATCGCGCCTATCGCCATCGTGATGTTGGCGGTGACCGGCGCGCTGGCCGCCATGTGTTTTGTCAAAGTGTACGGCATCGGTTTTTCCGGCGCGCCCCGCAGTGAAAAAGCGGCCCAGGCCAAAGAAGTCCCCTGGCCGATGACCGCCGCTATGCTGCTGCTGGCGCTGTTGTGCATCTTACTCGGCGTCGGCGCCGGTGAAATCGCGCCCGCGATCGCCCAGGTCGCCGCCGCCCTGACCAAAAGCGCCGCGCCGGTGGTGGCGCAAGGCTCGCTGGTCTTCCCCGGCAATCCCGGCCAGACCGCGCTATCGACGCCGCTGATTTTCATTCTGCTCTTGGCGTTACCGCTGCTGCCGCTGCTGCTGTATGTCGGCTGTAAAGGCGCACGCCTGAATTTCCGTCAGCGCGGCGCGCCGTGGGCCTGCGGCTACGCTTATGAATCCGCGATGGCCGCCTCCGCCGCCGGATTTACCCAGCCGCTGCGCGTGATGTTCGCGCCGCTCTACCGGATGCGTAAAACGCTCGACCCCGCGCCATTGATGCACCGCGCGCTGGAGCAAACCACGCTGGCCGCCGAACGAACGGAACCGCTCTGGGATACCCGCCTCATTCTGCCGCTGGTAAACGGCGTGCAGAAAACCAGCCGGGCAATGCAATGGATTCAGCATGGCGACTTCCGGCTCTACTGCCTGTATGTCGTCGCCGCACTGGTGATCTTGCTGTTGGTGACAATGGCCTAA
- a CDS encoding hydrogenase 4 subunit F: MTQTDLLLTLLATPFITALLAFLCRFAGDGSRLLASVIHLLGITALLLVCLSLVWQVYQDGEIVAMHNWLHLDSLSALFLAILGVIGFITGIYSIGYMRHEVDGGEITLATLCDYYGFFHLFLSTMLLAITSNNLILMWAAIEATTLSSAFLVGLYGQRSSLEAAWKYIIICTVGVAFGLYGTVLVYANAAGIMAEPGNAIFWTEVLKHASELDTTLMHLAFIFILIGFGTKTGLFPMHAWLPDAHSEAPSPTSALLSAVLLNCALLVIVRYYIIVSAAIGSGFPRSLLLVFGMLSVAVAAFLILVQRDMKRLLAYSSVENMGLIAVALGIGGPLGIFAALLHTLNHSLAKTLLFCGSGNVLLKYGTRDMDAVRGILRVTPLTGALLAGGALALGGMPPFNMFLSEFMMISAGISAGRPWLIVTLLILLTVVLAGLVRMVAGTVLGNSPEAVGKGELGILTTAPMVLLMALMLVMGTQIPQPVLHLLENAATVVQNAAPDAPLTPLAEHLSLTPSRQETYRD; encoded by the coding sequence ATGACCCAGACCGATTTACTCCTTACCCTGCTGGCGACGCCGTTTATTACCGCGCTGCTGGCCTTTCTCTGCCGGTTCGCGGGCGATGGGTCCCGCTTGCTGGCAAGCGTGATCCACCTGCTCGGCATCACCGCCCTGCTGCTGGTTTGCCTGTCGCTGGTCTGGCAGGTGTATCAGGACGGCGAAATAGTGGCGATGCATAACTGGCTGCATCTCGACAGCCTGAGCGCGCTGTTTCTGGCAATCCTCGGCGTGATTGGCTTCATCACCGGCATTTACTCGATCGGCTATATGCGCCACGAAGTGGACGGCGGTGAGATTACCCTCGCCACCCTGTGTGATTACTACGGTTTTTTCCATCTCTTCCTTTCCACCATGCTGTTGGCGATTACCAGCAACAACCTGATCCTGATGTGGGCCGCTATCGAAGCCACCACGCTCAGTTCCGCTTTTCTGGTGGGGCTTTACGGACAGCGTTCTTCACTGGAAGCCGCCTGGAAATACATCATTATCTGTACCGTCGGCGTGGCGTTCGGGCTGTACGGTACGGTGCTGGTATACGCCAACGCCGCCGGCATCATGGCCGAGCCGGGCAACGCCATTTTCTGGACGGAGGTGTTGAAACATGCAAGTGAGCTGGACACTACCCTGATGCATCTGGCCTTTATCTTTATCCTGATCGGTTTTGGCACCAAAACCGGGCTGTTCCCGATGCACGCCTGGCTGCCGGACGCCCACAGCGAAGCCCCCAGTCCGACCAGTGCGCTACTCTCCGCGGTGCTGCTGAACTGCGCGCTGCTGGTGATCGTGCGCTATTACATTATCGTCAGCGCGGCGATTGGTTCCGGGTTTCCTCGTAGCCTGCTGCTGGTGTTCGGCATGCTGTCGGTGGCGGTCGCCGCGTTCCTGATCCTGGTTCAGCGCGACATGAAACGCCTGCTGGCCTATTCCAGCGTGGAGAACATGGGGCTGATCGCCGTCGCGCTGGGGATCGGCGGGCCACTGGGAATTTTCGCCGCCCTGTTGCATACCCTGAATCACAGCCTGGCGAAAACGCTGCTGTTTTGCGGTTCCGGCAATGTACTGCTGAAATACGGTACGCGCGATATGGACGCGGTAAGAGGCATCCTGCGCGTGACGCCGCTTACCGGCGCGTTGTTGGCCGGCGGCGCGCTGGCGCTCGGCGGCATGCCGCCGTTCAACATGTTCCTCAGCGAGTTCATGATGATCAGCGCCGGCATCAGCGCCGGACGCCCCTGGCTGATCGTCACGCTGCTGATCCTGCTGACGGTTGTGCTGGCCGGGCTGGTGCGCATGGTCGCCGGTACGGTGCTGGGCAACAGCCCGGAAGCGGTCGGCAAGGGAGAACTGGGCATTCTGACCACCGCGCCGATGGTGTTGCTGATGGCACTGATGCTGGTGATGGGAACGCAAATTCCCCAACCGGTGCTTCATCTGCTGGAAAACGCGGCCACGGTGGTGCAGAACGCCGCACCCGATGCCCCCCTTACTCCACTGGCAGAGCATTTGTCGTTAACCCCTTCCCGTCAGGAGACGTACCGTGATTAA
- a CDS encoding hydrogenase 4 subunit D has protein sequence METVIIKNVALTTILLPFIGAVLIAVLPQRQSRGLCCLFSLLATLGMGWLAGNYVFSGKIDVVFTLYRYGQAELFGLQLDRLSLLIGFAVVFLGLLVSIYSTGYLTLGNREHPHEGTPRYYAFLLVFIGAMAGLTLSSTLLGQLLFFEITGGCSWALIGYYQQPKSLRSALKALLITHVASIGLYLAAAWLFVSAGTFALSALSQLATDDKIIVFGGILFAAWGKSAQFPLHMWLPDAMDAPTPVSAYLHAASMVKVGVYIFARAILSAEQVPHLIGIVGVVMATITLIYGFIMYLPQKDMKRLLAYSTITQLSYIFFALSLATFGSRMAFNAGVAYIFNHAFAKSLFFLVAGALSYSCGTRMLPKLKGMMRKMPLLGVGFCVAALAITGVPPLNGFFSKFPLFAAGFALSRDYLWLLPLLIITLIESVASFAWFLYWFGRTVPGEPSEDIAAATPVPRAMQGVLIVLIVMSFCSSVIAAVWLS, from the coding sequence ATGGAGACGGTTATCATCAAGAATGTCGCCCTTACGACCATCCTGCTGCCATTCATTGGCGCAGTGTTGATCGCCGTCCTGCCGCAACGACAGTCCAGGGGGTTATGCTGTCTGTTCTCCCTGCTGGCGACGCTTGGCATGGGGTGGCTGGCCGGTAACTATGTTTTCAGCGGCAAAATCGATGTGGTCTTCACCTTATACCGCTATGGTCAGGCTGAATTATTCGGGTTGCAGTTAGACAGGCTCAGCCTGCTGATTGGTTTTGCCGTGGTTTTTCTCGGCTTGCTGGTGAGCATTTACTCAACAGGCTACCTGACGCTGGGCAACCGCGAACACCCGCATGAAGGCACCCCGCGTTATTACGCGTTCCTGCTGGTGTTTATCGGCGCAATGGCCGGGTTGACGCTCTCCTCCACGCTGCTGGGACAGTTGCTGTTTTTTGAAATTACCGGTGGCTGCTCCTGGGCGTTAATCGGCTATTACCAGCAACCGAAATCCCTGCGTTCGGCGCTGAAAGCTTTACTGATTACCCACGTCGCCTCAATCGGGCTGTATCTGGCGGCCGCCTGGCTGTTTGTGAGCGCCGGCACTTTCGCGCTGAGCGCCCTGTCACAGTTGGCTACCGATGACAAAATTATCGTGTTCGGCGGCATCTTGTTCGCCGCGTGGGGGAAATCCGCCCAGTTCCCGCTGCACATGTGGTTGCCGGATGCGATGGACGCGCCGACCCCTGTCAGTGCTTATCTGCACGCGGCGTCGATGGTGAAAGTCGGGGTGTATATTTTTGCCCGCGCCATCTTGTCGGCGGAGCAGGTACCGCACCTCATTGGCATCGTCGGCGTCGTGATGGCGACCATCACGCTGATTTACGGTTTTATCATGTATCTGCCGCAGAAAGACATGAAGCGACTGCTGGCCTATTCCACCATTACCCAGCTCTCCTACATTTTTTTCGCCCTGTCGTTGGCGACGTTCGGTTCGCGTATGGCGTTCAATGCCGGCGTAGCCTACATCTTTAACCATGCTTTCGCCAAAAGCCTGTTTTTCCTGGTGGCGGGCGCGCTCAGCTACAGTTGCGGAACCCGTATGCTGCCGAAGCTGAAAGGCATGATGCGGAAAATGCCGCTGCTGGGCGTCGGATTTTGTGTCGCAGCCCTGGCGATCACCGGCGTGCCGCCGCTTAACGGTTTCTTCAGCAAGTTCCCTCTGTTTGCCGCGGGTTTCGCCCTCTCAAGGGATTACCTCTGGCTGCTGCCGCTGCTCATTATCACGCTGATTGAGTCGGTAGCCAGTTTTGCCTGGTTCCTCTACTGGTTTGGCCGCACCGTGCCGGGAGAACCATCCGAAGATATCGCGGCGGCCACGCCCGTGCCCCGGGCCATGCAGGGCGTACTCATCGTGCTGATTGTCATGTCGTTCTGTTCAAGCGTGATTGCCGCCGTCTGGCTGAGCTAA
- a CDS encoding 4Fe-4S dicluster domain-containing protein, translating into MNRFVIADPKRCIGCNTCMAACTQVHRRQGLQTHPRLTVERDLAGTSPVLCRHCEDAPCAKVCPVNAITHQAQAVALDENTCIGCKLCAIACPFGAITPSGSKPLAIPETFRQHIPRAELSDVPLSVASINPLLSWNTGIRSVAVKCDLCAFQAQGPECVRVCPTNALFIIDDRQIEQTAAAKRRQAMAWPAGSTRGMEP; encoded by the coding sequence ATGAACCGCTTTGTCATTGCGGACCCCAAGCGCTGTATCGGATGCAACACTTGCATGGCCGCCTGTACCCAGGTACACCGCCGCCAGGGGTTACAAACGCATCCGCGGCTGACGGTGGAGCGCGACCTTGCAGGCACCTCGCCGGTGCTGTGCCGGCATTGCGAGGATGCGCCCTGCGCCAAAGTCTGCCCGGTCAACGCCATTACGCATCAGGCCCAGGCGGTGGCGCTCGATGAAAATACCTGTATCGGCTGCAAACTCTGCGCCATCGCCTGCCCTTTCGGGGCGATTACCCCGTCAGGCAGCAAGCCGTTGGCTATCCCCGAAACCTTCCGCCAACACATTCCACGCGCCGAACTTTCCGATGTTCCTCTCAGCGTCGCCTCCATTAACCCGCTTCTGTCATGGAATACCGGGATACGCAGCGTCGCGGTGAAATGTGATTTGTGCGCTTTCCAGGCCCAGGGGCCGGAATGCGTACGCGTTTGTCCGACCAATGCGCTGTTCATTATCGACGATCGGCAAATCGAACAGACCGCCGCCGCGAAACGCCGGCAAGCCATGGCGTGGCCTGCCGGGTCCACGCGGGGGATGGAACCATGA